A stretch of Natronococcus sp. CG52 DNA encodes these proteins:
- a CDS encoding serine integrase family protein, translating to MTRALAWIRKSKGSDDDVGLKLQREKVPALAEELADNVHTLDLGVQSGFSTLTRDDPDGLLDQRDDVRETVDTIRRGEYDLLVAWDDRRLCRDEYFNVIKHAAVQSNCEFAYVSDDVQTDDLAFDIHRRVERQTKEEEIKKAKAAIRERQRNGCYQGSVPFGLTFADDKCHLERHGPEWEIVEEVIDRRERGESVRAVADATGVPAATVSRISNRGVEWYDETLYEYGR from the coding sequence GTGACCCGGGCACTCGCGTGGATTCGCAAGTCGAAAGGTAGCGATGATGACGTCGGTCTCAAACTGCAGCGTGAAAAAGTCCCGGCGCTCGCTGAGGAACTCGCTGACAACGTTCACACGCTCGACTTAGGCGTGCAGTCTGGGTTCAGCACACTCACCCGTGACGACCCGGATGGGCTTCTCGATCAACGTGACGACGTGAGAGAGACCGTTGATACGATTCGACGTGGTGAGTACGATCTACTCGTCGCGTGGGACGACCGACGGTTGTGCCGTGATGAGTACTTCAACGTGATCAAACACGCCGCCGTGCAGAGTAATTGCGAGTTCGCATACGTGAGCGACGACGTGCAAACCGACGACCTCGCATTCGACATTCACCGGCGTGTTGAACGACAAACGAAAGAAGAGGAGATTAAGAAAGCGAAGGCAGCGATTCGTGAACGGCAGCGGAATGGGTGCTACCAAGGATCGGTCCCGTTCGGTCTTACGTTCGCTGACGACAAGTGCCATCTAGAACGTCACGGTCCCGAATGGGAGATCGTTGAAGAGGTTATTGACCGCCGGGAGCGGGGAGAGTCCGTGCGTGCCGTCGCGGACGCAACCGGAGTACCTGCAGCAACAGTGTCACGGATTTCGAACCGCGGTGTCGAGTGGTACGACGAGACACTCTACGAGTATGGTCGTTGA
- a CDS encoding PfkB family carbohydrate kinase produces MIIAGGTYHELCQFPPDTAFFGSGVRAAAATETIVSSRNQLHTYIGPADKETLETYAATFDFDVHITGIPETVSFDYLHNHSNPVLSPSEASNYNRKLSGISGDAILRFGLLEGTAIVSGERVVYDPQSADPVSFHANGSTADELALVLNCDEAAQLSGEDDLESIFTELMTGTTAADVVVLKRGARGAIVRTPSMTTRIPVFQTKSIWGIGSGDVFTAVFAGEWAENGETAVDAAMTASKATAYYCRHRHLPISKELGESVSNSGSSTFISPNATPPTVYLAGPFFDIGERFVVEEVKHLLEGEGANVISPVHDIGRAADYDSPEEVAQQDLDAIERADLVFALLDHLDSGTHFELGYARKDGTPVIGYANDFDTSSETMLCGSGCEVYEDLSSAIYNAIWRAYA; encoded by the coding sequence ATGATTATCGCAGGTGGCACTTATCACGAGTTGTGCCAGTTTCCTCCTGACACAGCTTTCTTTGGGTCAGGTGTACGAGCAGCCGCAGCTACTGAGACCATCGTCTCCTCTCGTAACCAACTCCACACATACATCGGGCCTGCCGACAAAGAGACACTCGAAACTTACGCGGCCACGTTTGACTTCGATGTCCACATAACCGGAATTCCAGAGACAGTTAGCTTCGATTATCTGCATAACCACTCAAATCCCGTGCTCTCTCCATCAGAGGCATCCAACTATAATCGTAAACTTTCAGGAATTAGTGGAGACGCAATCCTACGATTCGGGCTCCTTGAAGGGACAGCAATTGTTTCCGGTGAGCGCGTTGTCTATGACCCTCAATCAGCAGATCCTGTCTCGTTCCATGCGAACGGCTCAACTGCCGATGAACTCGCTCTCGTTCTGAACTGTGACGAAGCTGCGCAACTATCTGGAGAAGACGACTTAGAATCGATTTTTACAGAACTCATGACAGGCACTACTGCCGCAGACGTGGTCGTCCTCAAGCGGGGAGCCAGAGGGGCAATCGTTAGAACACCCAGTATGACAACCCGAATCCCAGTTTTTCAGACGAAATCTATTTGGGGAATTGGAAGTGGGGATGTGTTCACTGCTGTCTTTGCTGGGGAATGGGCCGAAAACGGCGAAACTGCCGTAGACGCTGCAATGACCGCTTCAAAGGCGACAGCGTATTACTGTAGACATCGGCATCTGCCGATTTCCAAAGAACTCGGTGAATCAGTATCCAATAGTGGTTCATCAACATTTATTTCACCGAACGCTACTCCTCCGACGGTTTATCTGGCAGGACCGTTCTTCGACATTGGCGAACGGTTCGTTGTTGAGGAAGTCAAACACCTCTTGGAGGGCGAGGGAGCTAACGTAATTTCACCCGTCCATGATATTGGTCGAGCTGCTGATTACGATAGTCCAGAGGAGGTAGCACAGCAAGACTTAGATGCAATTGAGCGAGCAGATCTCGTGTTTGCGTTATTGGACCATTTGGATTCTGGAACGCACTTTGAGTTGGGATATGCTCGGAAGGATGGGACACCAGTTATCGGGTATGCGAATGATTTCGATACAAGCAGTGAAACCATGCTTTGCGGCTCTGGGTGTGAGGTGTATGAGGATCTGTCATCAGCGATCTATAATGCAATCTGGAGGGCATATGCCTGA
- a CDS encoding 7-cyano-7-deazaguanine synthase, with translation MPESVLLLSGGLDSATLAYTHNPDLTVTVDYGQCCADAEIQASAQIADQLNLEHEVIDVDCRSLGAGTMAGQQETDLGDAPEWWPYRNQLVITLVAMDVVRRDAERLLVGAVADDQDHADGREEFFELMDSLLSFQEGDLRVEAPAIDRTTEEFVREANPPESLLGWTHSCTALNAACGECGSCKKRQRVLTRIY, from the coding sequence ATGCCTGAGTCCGTTCTATTATTATCCGGCGGTCTCGATTCTGCTACACTTGCATATACACATAATCCGGACCTTACGGTGACTGTTGATTACGGGCAATGCTGTGCGGACGCAGAGATCCAAGCCTCAGCACAAATTGCCGATCAGCTGAATCTTGAGCATGAGGTCATCGATGTGGATTGTAGAAGTTTAGGTGCTGGTACAATGGCAGGCCAGCAGGAGACTGACCTCGGTGATGCTCCGGAGTGGTGGCCATACCGGAATCAACTCGTGATCACGCTAGTCGCAATGGATGTCGTTCGTCGAGATGCAGAGCGATTGTTAGTCGGTGCGGTCGCCGACGATCAAGACCATGCTGATGGGCGGGAAGAGTTTTTCGAGCTAATGGATTCTCTCCTCTCTTTTCAAGAAGGAGATCTCAGGGTTGAAGCTCCGGCAATAGATAGAACAACAGAAGAGTTTGTACGCGAAGCCAACCCTCCTGAATCACTCCTCGGGTGGACTCATTCTTGTACAGCATTGAACGCCGCATGCGGCGAATGCGGTAGTTGCAAGAAACGGCAACGTGTTCTCACTCGCATCTACTAG
- a CDS encoding Cdc6/Cdc18 family protein: MDTPFRTRSHKTEPNPLADIFETREPFTEGFIPNRIVEPEEEFQQLVFTFQEYVSGMEMKDIFVYGRPGVGKRTVVKHLIRLVRDEIDKEINVVTIDCRLHSTIYQIYIELANSLTEERYKEGYPEQTLLTSAFSQIEKSDTPHYILVENMEHLSPSECLFYEFETSWSEYGSPDNELGVIGFSNENKIRDALLDHSAKRLLSRAQVAEIKFHTHDSQHLNDILELHADIAFVDDVLNSGVIPKCGAIAAQLTGSAKTALQLLELSGYIASQLDEKEVTEDHVELAKDALEELEVFLTFTQNLSIQEQLLCVLITVDNVVTGERVTSKKLYKEYIDDCEVFNLDPVSKRRVRDYIHTLEDNHLVTSTEHNTGRRKGKWYEYHLLPHPKPVVEAAVVTAPQFERILQQKGATVGDLNNDAEFNINLEHFTMRSL, encoded by the coding sequence ATGGACACACCCTTCCGAACTCGATCGCACAAAACGGAACCGAATCCATTAGCGGATATCTTTGAAACTAGAGAGCCATTCACAGAGGGATTCATCCCAAACAGGATTGTTGAACCTGAAGAGGAATTCCAGCAGCTCGTGTTTACCTTCCAAGAATATGTATCTGGAATGGAGATGAAGGATATATTTGTATATGGAAGACCAGGTGTAGGGAAGCGTACAGTAGTTAAACACTTGATAAGACTCGTTAGAGATGAGATTGATAAAGAAATCAATGTAGTGACCATCGATTGTAGATTACACAGTACAATTTATCAAATATATATTGAACTTGCTAACAGCCTAACTGAGGAAAGATACAAAGAAGGATATCCAGAGCAAACTCTCTTAACGTCGGCATTCTCTCAAATAGAGAAATCGGATACACCACATTATATTCTTGTAGAGAATATGGAGCACCTTAGTCCAAGCGAGTGTCTTTTCTACGAATTTGAGACAAGCTGGTCAGAATATGGATCTCCTGATAATGAACTCGGAGTTATTGGTTTTTCTAATGAAAATAAAATCAGAGATGCTCTACTAGATCATTCAGCAAAGAGGCTACTTAGTAGAGCACAAGTTGCGGAAATCAAATTCCATACGCATGACTCCCAACATCTCAACGATATCTTAGAACTGCATGCAGATATAGCATTTGTAGATGACGTACTCAATTCAGGTGTTATACCCAAATGTGGGGCGATAGCAGCTCAACTCACTGGTAGCGCAAAAACAGCCTTACAATTACTTGAACTATCTGGATATATCGCGTCTCAACTGGACGAAAAAGAGGTAACAGAGGATCATGTGGAGTTAGCCAAAGACGCATTGGAAGAGCTGGAGGTGTTTTTGACCTTCACTCAAAATCTGAGCATTCAAGAGCAGTTACTTTGTGTTTTGATTACTGTGGATAACGTTGTTACTGGGGAAAGAGTTACTTCTAAAAAATTATATAAGGAATACATTGATGATTGTGAGGTGTTTAATTTAGATCCTGTTTCAAAACGGCGTGTTCGGGATTACATTCACACCTTGGAAGACAATCATCTTGTTACATCCACTGAACACAATACTGGAAGGCGAAAAGGAAAATGGTATGAATACCACCTATTACCCCATCCAAAACCGGTTGTAGAGGCAGCTGTCGTAACAGCTCCACAATTTGAGCGCATACTTCAACAAAAAGGTGCAACAGTTGGAGATTTGAATAATGATGCAGAGTTTAACATAAACCTTGAGCATTTTACAATGCGTTCTCTCTAA
- a CDS encoding V-type ATP synthase subunit I domain-containing protein → MTDAALAVTQSAVEEFTERYLESLGGTIEKQGDKWEVIVPENEDTGLPAGKMSLLTGDDIDEEFTGEPLHPESEFFQRILREASERHPTGKLTIETDQAEVEIPQWLEGSDVEVKETQFTPYYDRAAIVVLFRVSIETVSEYQQEFLRAIAIDGHSEQSLPELEETFLRMTSMTTDKISTNSQSSFSETDTRSLLDTAQSQLMEKVQTEIDEVHREASRAADAEVEEYRELQQQRIQELEEERSKLSSKIDELSEAINGSDQDDRVEALKERKKLKAEYEEIDSELRDLHEQRDQGYPQKQEEIRKRHALDVRVAPLTVTQVEYERGEMDIELAEEGVIRTVTVGYGNGIGPTENAQCSSCDRELTAENPLQTIKDSLRCRSCTSFNP, encoded by the coding sequence ATGACTGATGCAGCCCTCGCGGTTACACAGTCCGCAGTCGAGGAATTTACCGAACGCTACTTAGAATCGCTTGGCGGTACTATCGAGAAACAAGGGGACAAATGGGAGGTTATCGTCCCCGAGAATGAGGACACGGGATTGCCAGCCGGGAAGATGTCGTTACTCACTGGCGACGACATCGATGAGGAGTTTACTGGAGAGCCTCTTCATCCGGAGAGTGAGTTTTTCCAGCGGATTCTCAGAGAAGCGAGTGAACGTCATCCCACGGGAAAGCTGACGATAGAAACCGATCAGGCCGAAGTAGAGATACCACAGTGGCTGGAGGGAAGCGATGTTGAAGTAAAGGAAACCCAATTCACACCATATTACGACCGAGCGGCGATTGTGGTGCTCTTCCGGGTGAGTATCGAGACCGTCAGTGAGTATCAGCAAGAGTTCCTTCGGGCCATCGCCATAGATGGTCACTCGGAACAGAGCCTTCCAGAGTTGGAAGAGACGTTTCTCCGAATGACGTCGATGACCACAGACAAGATATCTACTAACTCTCAATCGTCGTTTTCGGAAACAGACACTCGTTCACTTCTCGACACCGCTCAGAGTCAGCTAATGGAAAAGGTGCAGACCGAAATTGACGAAGTTCACAGAGAGGCATCCAGAGCTGCAGACGCAGAGGTCGAAGAGTACCGCGAGCTGCAACAACAACGTATCCAAGAGTTGGAAGAAGAACGTTCGAAGCTATCCTCGAAGATCGACGAACTGAGTGAAGCGATCAACGGTAGTGACCAAGATGACCGCGTAGAGGCACTTAAGGAGAGAAAAAAGCTGAAAGCAGAGTACGAGGAGATTGATTCGGAATTAAGAGACCTGCACGAGCAACGAGATCAGGGATATCCTCAGAAGCAGGAAGAGATCCGTAAGCGCCACGCGTTAGACGTTCGAGTGGCCCCTCTCACGGTAACGCAAGTAGAGTATGAGCGAGGAGAGATGGATATCGAATTGGCTGAGGAAGGAGTAATCCGAACAGTCACTGTCGGATATGGGAACGGTATCGGACCCACAGAAAACGCTCAATGTTCGTCTTGTGATCGAGAACTTACCGCAGAGAATCCTCTACAGACTATCAAAGATTCACTTCGGTGCCGAAGCTGTACTTCGTTTAACCCTTAA
- a CDS encoding DEAD/DEAH box helicase encodes MRGYDLVDVEVSHEPADDLLDSLSTDTTDGNHLQSIQAVRLQAGQPDSELRSLKELDENSVKLLEHQVDAAYRALFEMDGKALLADEVGLGKTIEVGMILKEMHFRDTDESVLVLTPAQLAKQWQAELREKFGLDFVCNYDDEFEDFDAHDYIIASIDTAKSERHRQTVLDRNWDVLVLDEAHYVKNEETDRYALIDRLTYNYAFFLTATPIQNELTDLYNVVSLLRPGLFGTRDVFHQYFVNSNQETLVNRDELQERLNKVMIRNRREDTDIDFTDRTVDTRTFDPTPKERELYQAVSDYVKGAYSQNQGQKLVLMLLQKEVVSSPVALKKTIEKRLYEQSELTHADELESILDLIEDIDTVTKQERLLDIVEEARDNVEMGRVIVFTQFRATQRQVLDRLASEGYTVHAFHGGHSSSEKEEIVENFEEQGGILVSTDAMSEGRNLQFCNLLVNMDLPWNPMRVEQRIGRVHRIGQKRDVFIFNMALKDTVEEYVLERLYHKIDLFQQSVGELSSILSRLEESGTSFEDQIFERLVNADSEVDLENDFDAMAVDLQEQRELADKLEEFNSGVFEGFDLGESDD; translated from the coding sequence ATGAGAGGCTACGACCTCGTCGATGTTGAGGTCTCACACGAGCCTGCGGACGATCTTCTCGACTCCCTATCTACCGACACTACCGATGGGAACCATCTACAGAGTATCCAGGCCGTTCGTCTTCAGGCGGGTCAGCCGGACTCTGAACTTCGGTCGCTGAAGGAGTTGGACGAAAACTCCGTCAAGCTACTCGAACATCAAGTGGATGCAGCCTACCGAGCCCTCTTCGAGATGGATGGGAAAGCCCTCCTTGCTGACGAGGTCGGACTTGGAAAGACCATTGAGGTCGGGATGATTCTCAAGGAGATGCATTTTCGGGACACGGATGAGTCCGTGCTCGTTCTCACGCCTGCACAACTGGCGAAACAGTGGCAGGCTGAGCTCCGTGAGAAGTTCGGCCTCGACTTTGTATGCAACTATGACGATGAGTTCGAGGATTTTGACGCACACGACTACATCATTGCGAGCATCGACACTGCGAAGAGTGAACGACACCGACAGACGGTACTTGACCGCAACTGGGACGTTTTGGTACTCGACGAGGCACACTACGTCAAGAACGAAGAGACAGACCGATATGCCCTGATCGACCGGCTCACGTACAACTACGCGTTCTTCCTGACGGCAACGCCAATCCAGAACGAATTAACGGACTTGTACAACGTCGTCTCGCTACTCCGCCCCGGCCTGTTCGGCACACGCGATGTCTTCCATCAGTACTTCGTGAACAGCAATCAGGAGACGCTGGTGAACCGAGACGAGCTACAGGAACGACTGAACAAGGTGATGATCCGGAACCGACGAGAAGACACGGATATTGACTTCACGGACCGAACTGTCGATACACGGACGTTCGATCCGACTCCAAAGGAACGTGAACTCTACCAAGCAGTCTCTGACTACGTCAAGGGTGCCTACAGCCAGAATCAGGGACAGAAGCTCGTGTTGATGCTCCTCCAGAAGGAGGTCGTTAGCAGCCCCGTAGCGCTCAAGAAAACAATCGAGAAACGACTCTATGAGCAATCTGAACTCACTCACGCGGACGAACTGGAGTCAATTCTGGACCTGATCGAAGATATCGATACGGTAACGAAACAGGAGCGACTCCTGGACATCGTCGAAGAGGCCCGCGACAATGTCGAGATGGGGCGCGTGATCGTCTTCACGCAGTTCCGAGCGACCCAACGACAGGTGCTCGACCGACTTGCCTCAGAGGGGTATACAGTTCACGCGTTCCATGGCGGGCACTCCAGTAGTGAGAAAGAGGAGATCGTGGAGAACTTCGAGGAGCAAGGAGGTATCCTCGTTTCAACCGATGCGATGAGTGAAGGACGCAATCTCCAGTTCTGTAATTTGCTGGTGAACATGGATTTACCGTGGAATCCGATGCGCGTTGAACAGCGGATCGGGCGTGTCCATCGTATCGGACAGAAACGAGATGTCTTCATTTTCAATATGGCACTGAAGGATACTGTTGAAGAATACGTGCTGGAGCGGCTCTACCATAAAATCGACTTGTTCCAACAGAGTGTGGGAGAACTGAGTTCAATCCTGAGTCGATTAGAAGAGTCCGGGACGAGTTTCGAAGACCAGATTTTCGAGCGACTGGTCAATGCTGATTCAGAAGTCGATTTGGAGAACGACTTCGATGCGATGGCCGTCGATTTACAGGAGCAACGCGAACTCGCTGACAAACTGGAGGAGTTCAACAGCGGTGTCTTCGAAGGCTTTGATCTGGGGGAAAGCGATGACTGA
- a CDS encoding DUF499 domain-containing protein codes for MAQTGSLSNTLEDTVTLSRELREDGQIDGQVKLYNVDDDNEFESDAELFFERTLMTQGLREALSILRDSLTGDDPRGTHILYGPYGSGKSHQMVALYHCFDDPQAAGAWTSDSIEGFDAALPESATPITVAMQNEQYEYLWEPFFEALDYDPGTFSSGGYPDMQTIQEAVGDETVAFFVDELEDWFDTLQGDRKSANKAFLQSLLESTALSDLELYTIVSVLREGSEVHDILNREQAVEVNMNNQVDKREVLRHRLIDSVDENAAREIVNGYFDAYDQSDHVTIPDGLLSEMHDLYPFHPVLLDALETRYYADEDNQNTRGMIYLFSKVLLQMQDQTDLITHGDIDAIEFEDELAKINYERLNAATGDIKSRVDTDEVPHGRRILNTILLYSLKPSEGEGAEVSEIVMGAYQTDDLVSDVVLNLERLHGVAWHLHKLNGKYAIRDRQNPNALIRNAAVDVSETSAKAEIADFITDIFGSNAYPVGFRTNDMRDIPDDREVKVVVKDSQWVQEEVKKVITNDGRGREWRNTLVFVQPSGDKAIESGTRYIDKARYIEGARQVLADESLDNEIRASIRGMKEQEENELREELQLLYGEVIDGENLLDDDEWADVEPMDLDVFVLDDAELDATNIADSAAADPFDLQSHVWDIAEDLLERRGEISVEDIYEQFLRDPELPIPGSANDVLNATVKALSDKPVLARDTGGFRDDLSGSSLDTVLVRQDDVDVWGVDDVEQELRQRFGSGTTALDIGDFELELVEDGEIWLDGDSHDVVMRAIGRLAREAQYVIVKGNEILDKPQSDATLRDVGGADVVGASSLVDRIETHINEDGYANLDTIIGEIRGEESVFLPPDETESVAREAVNDFLVDDYVLEAGGRYLGSLGDRDPTTVKIVPTVPDRIGDQILEYIEDLEPGDQFTVNKVTDRFDSSVTEYMVRTYLLENIGKDEEPEYVVNTTGSEKASDWVPGYPFRKADTEIPTWRFEYNGDDVAAMRSKWRNNHQTGSVDYGDVTFMLPDREGVPGALQGTADVDRTQVSLTLRSGQDYTKVQDLFERMPDEASSLKIEISFQK; via the coding sequence ATGGCACAAACCGGATCTTTATCAAATACCCTCGAAGACACGGTGACTCTCAGCCGTGAACTTCGAGAAGACGGACAGATCGATGGTCAAGTAAAGCTCTACAACGTTGACGACGACAACGAATTCGAGTCCGACGCGGAGCTCTTCTTCGAACGGACGCTGATGACTCAGGGGCTCCGAGAGGCCCTCTCGATCCTCCGAGATTCCTTGACTGGCGATGACCCACGGGGGACGCACATCCTCTATGGCCCGTACGGCAGTGGGAAGTCGCACCAGATGGTAGCACTATACCACTGTTTTGATGACCCCCAAGCAGCAGGCGCATGGACGAGCGATTCAATCGAAGGGTTTGATGCTGCGCTCCCGGAGTCGGCAACGCCGATTACGGTCGCCATGCAGAACGAACAGTACGAGTACCTCTGGGAACCGTTCTTCGAGGCACTCGATTACGATCCTGGAACGTTCAGCTCGGGCGGGTATCCCGATATGCAGACGATTCAGGAGGCTGTCGGCGACGAAACGGTCGCGTTCTTCGTGGACGAACTGGAGGACTGGTTTGACACACTCCAGGGCGACCGCAAGAGTGCGAACAAAGCCTTCCTTCAGTCACTCCTCGAATCGACGGCGCTCTCGGACCTCGAACTGTACACTATCGTCTCGGTGCTCCGTGAGGGTTCCGAGGTTCACGACATTCTGAACCGGGAACAGGCGGTCGAGGTTAATATGAACAACCAGGTGGACAAACGCGAGGTCCTTCGCCACCGCCTGATCGACTCCGTGGACGAGAATGCTGCCCGTGAGATCGTCAACGGGTACTTTGATGCCTACGACCAGTCCGACCACGTCACCATTCCCGACGGTCTGCTGTCGGAAATGCATGACCTGTATCCGTTCCATCCCGTGCTTCTGGACGCGCTTGAGACGCGCTACTACGCCGACGAGGACAATCAGAACACGCGCGGGATGATCTACCTCTTCTCGAAGGTCCTCTTGCAGATGCAGGATCAGACGGACCTGATCACGCACGGCGACATCGACGCCATCGAGTTCGAGGACGAGCTGGCGAAGATCAATTACGAACGGTTGAACGCCGCAACTGGTGACATCAAAAGCCGTGTCGACACAGATGAAGTTCCTCACGGTCGCCGCATCTTGAATACGATTCTGCTATACTCGTTGAAGCCCAGTGAGGGCGAGGGGGCGGAGGTCTCTGAGATCGTGATGGGGGCCTACCAAACGGACGACCTCGTCTCCGACGTCGTGCTCAACCTCGAACGACTCCACGGTGTCGCGTGGCACCTCCACAAACTGAACGGGAAGTATGCTATCCGTGACCGTCAGAACCCGAACGCACTTATTCGAAATGCAGCTGTTGATGTCTCGGAGACGTCAGCGAAAGCCGAGATCGCGGACTTCATTACGGATATCTTTGGCTCGAACGCGTACCCGGTCGGGTTCCGGACGAACGACATGCGGGACATCCCGGATGACCGTGAGGTGAAAGTCGTCGTGAAGGACAGTCAGTGGGTGCAGGAGGAAGTTAAGAAAGTAATCACGAACGATGGCCGCGGACGCGAATGGCGCAACACGCTCGTGTTCGTCCAGCCATCCGGTGACAAAGCCATCGAATCAGGCACGCGGTACATCGACAAGGCGCGGTACATCGAGGGAGCGCGGCAGGTACTCGCGGATGAGTCCCTCGACAACGAAATCCGCGCGTCGATTCGGGGTATGAAGGAGCAAGAGGAGAACGAACTCCGTGAAGAGCTTCAACTCCTGTACGGCGAAGTCATTGACGGCGAGAATCTGTTGGATGACGACGAGTGGGCAGACGTAGAGCCGATGGATCTCGACGTTTTCGTCCTCGATGACGCCGAACTCGACGCGACAAATATCGCAGATTCAGCTGCTGCTGACCCGTTCGATCTTCAGTCGCACGTCTGGGATATCGCTGAAGACCTGCTGGAGCGACGCGGGGAGATCTCGGTCGAAGACATCTACGAGCAGTTCCTCCGCGACCCGGAACTCCCGATTCCCGGAAGCGCGAACGACGTGCTGAACGCGACGGTCAAGGCGCTCTCAGACAAGCCGGTTCTCGCCCGTGATACAGGTGGATTCCGCGACGACCTCTCTGGAAGCTCGCTTGATACCGTCCTCGTCCGGCAAGATGACGTGGACGTGTGGGGTGTTGATGACGTCGAACAGGAACTACGCCAGCGCTTCGGTAGTGGGACGACGGCGCTCGATATCGGAGACTTCGAACTGGAACTCGTCGAAGATGGGGAAATCTGGCTCGATGGCGATAGCCACGACGTCGTTATGCGTGCCATTGGTCGGCTCGCCCGTGAGGCACAGTATGTCATCGTGAAAGGGAACGAGATTCTCGACAAGCCGCAGTCCGACGCAACGCTCCGCGATGTCGGCGGTGCGGATGTCGTCGGTGCATCGTCCCTCGTGGACCGCATCGAGACACACATCAACGAAGACGGCTACGCGAACCTCGACACGATCATCGGCGAAATCCGCGGGGAGGAATCGGTGTTCCTCCCGCCGGACGAGACTGAGTCCGTCGCCCGCGAGGCGGTCAACGATTTCCTTGTGGACGACTACGTCTTGGAAGCCGGCGGTCGATACCTCGGGTCGCTTGGCGACCGCGACCCGACGACGGTGAAGATCGTCCCGACGGTTCCCGACCGGATCGGTGACCAGATTCTGGAATACATCGAGGACCTAGAACCGGGTGACCAGTTCACGGTGAACAAAGTCACCGATCGGTTCGACAGCAGCGTCACCGAGTATATGGTACGGACATACCTGCTGGAGAACATCGGGAAGGACGAAGAACCAGAGTACGTCGTCAACACGACCGGCTCGGAGAAAGCCTCCGACTGGGTACCTGGGTACCCGTTCCGGAAGGCCGACACGGAAATTCCCACGTGGCGCTTCGAGTACAACGGTGACGACGTCGCTGCGATGCGGAGCAAGTGGCGGAACAATCACCAGACAGGGAGTGTCGATTACGGCGACGTCACGTTCATGCTACCGGACAGGGAGGGTGTTCCCGGCGCTCTTCAGGGGACCGCCGACGTCGATCGGACGCAGGTCAGCCTAACATTGCGGTCTGGGCAAGACTACACGAAAGTGCAGGACCTGTTCGAGCGAATGCCCGATGAAGCATCGAGTCTGAAGATCGAGATCAGTTTCCAGAAGTAA